The Tissierellales bacterium genome segment TGGTTTTGGTGCGGCAATGGTTGCAACTATTGATCCAGCAACTGGTATGCCAAGTGTTATGGCACTTAAAATCATGGCAGCTATCGGGGTTGCTATTTGTACACCTCCAATTGGTATGGGTGTGGCTACGTTTTTAGCACCAAAGAAATACACAGCAGAAGAGCGTGAAGCTGGTAAGGCTGGTATTTTGATGGGAATGATTGGTATAACAGAAGGAGCAATTCCATTTGCGGCAGCAGATCCATTTAGAGTAATTCCGTCGATCATAGCAGGTTCTGCAGCTGGAGCTGTTACATCAATGCTTTTAGGCGCAGGCAACCCAGCTCCTTGGGGAGGTTGGATTGTACTTCCAGTAGCATCAGGTAAGCTTGGATATGTTATAGCAACAATTGTAGGTGTAGGGGTTACTGCAATAGTAGTAAACCTTTTAAAGAAAGAAGTACAAGAGACTTCAGTAGAAAATTCAGATGATAGTTTAGATGATGAATTAGATATCAGTTTCGAATAAATTTATGGTAAAATAGTAAGAGAAGAAAATCATGGGAAATAGTGAAGAAAGGGTGTAGACCAATGAAAATATTAGCGGTAACAGCGTGTCCATCAGGAGTGGCACATACGTATATGGCAGCGGAGGCTTTGGAAAAAGAGGCTAAGGCAAGAGGACATGAAGTTAAAGTGGAAACTCAGGGATCAATCGGTATAGAAAACGAGATTACAGCAGAAGATTTAAAAGGAGCTGATGTTGTTATTTTGACGAAAGATATGGCGATTAAGAACAAGGAGCGTTTCGCTGGGATTCCAGTAGTAAATGTTTCCATTGGTGATGTAATTAAGAAGACAACGCCTTTGCTTCAAAAAATTGAAGCTCATATTGAGAGCAAGAAAAAAGCAGCAAAATAATAAAACTAGAGGGCTGTCACGTTTGATGTGTGACAGCCCTTTTTTAAAGGAGAGAAAACTATGATCAAAACACTTACTTTAAATCCGGCTATAGATGAAACTATAAGCATAGAAAATTTTAGATTAGATGAGGTAAACAGAATAAAACAAAGTCGAAAAGATGCAGCTGGAAAGGGAATAAACGTATCAAAAGTAATAAAAGCACTAGGCTCTAAAAGTATTGCAATGGGGTTACTAGGCGGAGATAGTGGAGAATGGATACATAAAGAATTAAAAAAGATGAATATAGAAAGTGACTTTGTAAAGACTAGTGGGGAAACGAGAGTAAATATAAAAATAGTAGATCCACAGAACAAGACGTTCACAGATTTAAATGCAAAGGGCGCATTTATAAGTGAAGAAGAAACTAATCTTGTACTTAGAAAATTTACAGAGAATATAAGCGAAGGAGATATTGCTGTATTAGCAGGGAGCCTTCCTCAAAATGTGCCAGATAATGTATATCAAAACATAATAGAGAAATTATCAAAAATCGGTGTGAAAACTATATTAGATGCATCAGGCTCTTCGTTTGAAAAAGGACTAGAAGCTGGTCCAAGTCTGATAAAACCAAATGTTGAGGAATTGGAAATGCTTTTGGATATAAAGATAAACACTAAAGAAGAGGTAGCTATAGCAGCGAGAAAATTGATAGAAGAATATGACATAGAGTATATAGTAGTATCGGATGGAGGCAATGGATCGTATTTTATTACGAAAAGTGAAAGTGTTTGGGCAAAAGGCATAAAAGTAGATGTAAAGAGCACGGTGGGAGCAGGAGATTCTATGGTTGCAGCACTGGCATTATCACTAGAAAGACGCGATAATCTTGAAAATATGGCGAAGTGGGCAGCTGCTACTAGTACGGCAAATGTCATGACTGAAGGAACACAGACAGGAGATTTGCATACCATTGAAAAACTTTATTCTCAAATA includes the following:
- a CDS encoding PTS fructose-like transporter subunit IIB codes for the protein MKILAVTACPSGVAHTYMAAEALEKEAKARGHEVKVETQGSIGIENEITAEDLKGADVVILTKDMAIKNKERFAGIPVVNVSIGDVIKKTTPLLQKIEAHIESKKKAAK
- the pfkB gene encoding 1-phosphofructokinase, which gives rise to MIKTLTLNPAIDETISIENFRLDEVNRIKQSRKDAAGKGINVSKVIKALGSKSIAMGLLGGDSGEWIHKELKKMNIESDFVKTSGETRVNIKIVDPQNKTFTDLNAKGAFISEEETNLVLRKFTENISEGDIAVLAGSLPQNVPDNVYQNIIEKLSKIGVKTILDASGSSFEKGLEAGPSLIKPNVEELEMLLDIKINTKEEVAIAARKLIEEYDIEYIVVSDGGNGSYFITKSESVWAKGIKVDVKSTVGAGDSMVAALALSLERRDNLENMAKWAAATSTANVMTEGTQTGDLHTIEKLYSQIEIELI